A segment of the Paracoccus suum genome:
GACCGCGGCCTACGAGGCGCAGAAGGTCGTCTATCACGTCAACGGCAAAGGCGGCGAAGAGGGCAAGGCCTATCGCGCCATCCTCGGCAATATCCGCAATCACATCGACGCCGTCGGCGCTGACAAGCTGGACCTGCGCGTCGTGATGCATGGCGACGGGATCGGCATGGTCCAGGACGCGGTTGACGATCAGGCCCTGCAGGGCACGATCATCGATCTGCGCAACAAGGGCGTGCGCTTCCTCGTGTGCAACAACACCCTCGTCGCGCGCAAGATCGACCCGGCCTCCCTGTTTGAGGTCAGCGAGGAGGACGTCGTCCCCTCGGGCGTCGCCGAACTCGGCAAGCTGCAGATGGAAGGCTTTGCCTACATCAAGCCCTGATCCGCTTGCGGAAAAGGAGATAAGGGCCGGGCCCTCGGCACGCACTGTCGCCGACGCCCGCATCCGCTGATCCGGTATCCCCCGGTTCAGTGGGGCCTGACCGCACAAGTCGGGGAACCGCGGCGGCTGGTGCCGGATTGCCTGTAGGCCCGGACATGGCAAGCAGCGCCAAGGAGGCCGCCAGATGACCGACGACGACACCTGCGATCTCGCCAACAAGCACTGTGCCCCCTGCGAGGGCGGCACGCCCGCCCTGTCCCGGCCAGATGCCGAGGCTATGCTGATCAAATTGGACGGCTGGACCCTCTCTGAGGATGGGACGACCATCACCCGGCGCCTGACCTTCAAGGGTTTTGCCAAGGCCCAGCAGACCGCGAATGTCGCCGCATGGGCAGGCGACCGCGAGGGGCACCACCCGGACATCCGCTTTGGGTGGGGCTACTGCGAGGTCAGCTACAGTACCCACGCGATAGGCGGGCTCAGCGAGAACGACTTTATTTGCGCCGCCCGTCTGGACCGGATTCTGGCCTGACAACGGCTCTGGCGCTTGCCCCCCTTGGGCGCGGCCAGTATCCACTGGCCAAGCCAAGAGGGTCAGCCATGCAAAACAGCCGCTTCGACAAGTCCAGACTGCCCAGCCGTCACGTGACAGAAGGGCCGGCTCGCGCCCCGCACCGCAGCTATTTCTACGCCATGGGCGTTACCGACGAGGAAATCCACGCCCCTTGGGTTGGCGTTGCCACCTGCTGGAACGAGGCCGCGCCCTGCAACATCGCCCTGAACCGGCAGGCGCAGTCGGTCAAGCAGGGTGTCAAGAAGGCCGGCGGCTGCCCGCGCGAGTTCACCACCATTACCGTGACCGATGGCATCGCCATGGGCCACGAGGGCATGCGGTCGTCCCTCGCCAGCCGCGATGCGATCGCTGACACGGTCGAGCTGACCATGCGCGGCCACTGCTATGATGCGCTTGTCGGTCTTGCCGGCTGCGACAAGTCGCTGCCCGGAATGATGATGGCGATGCTGCGGCTGAACGTGCCGTCGGTGTTCATCTATGGCGGCTCGATCCTCCCCGGCAAGCTGAACGGCCGCGACGTGGTCGTGCAGGACGTGTTCGAGGCCGTCGGCCAGCACGCCGCCGGCAAGCTGACGGACGCGGAACTGGATATCCTCGAGCGCGTGGCCTGCCCCTCGGCTGGCGCCTGCGGTGGCCAATACACCGCCAACACCATGGCCTGCGTCAGCGAGGCGATCGGCCTTGCGCTGATGAACTCGTCCGGCATGCCCGCGCCGTACGAGAGCCGCGATGCCTACGGCCTGGCGTCGGGCGAGGCGGTCATGACCCTGATCGAACGCAATATCCGTGCCCGCGACGTCGTGACGCGCAAGGCGCTGGAGAATGCGGCGCGCGTCGTCGCTTGCACCGGCGGGTCGACCAACGCAGCCCTGCACCTGCCCGCCATGGCGCATGAGGCAGGCATCGATTTCGACCTGTTCGACGTCTGCGACATCTTCCGCGAGACGCCCTATTTCGTGAACCTGCGGCCAGGCGGCGAATATGTCGCCAAGGACCTTTACGAGGCCGGCGGCGTGCCGGTGGTCATGCGCGAGCTGCAAAAGGCCGGGCTGATCCACGACGATTGCATGACCGCGAGCGGGCGCACCATCGGCGAGGAGTTGGCGCTCGTCACGCGCGAGATCGACGGCAAGGTGATCCATC
Coding sequences within it:
- a CDS encoding DsrE family protein, which gives rise to MNLSPQTTKQRFAMTPLGLAAVLMTFAASPLAAQTAAPAPATPPAAEAPAPAPATTPAAPADAPAPATTPAAPAAAAAPTTETGAPTAAYEAQKVVYHVNGKGGEEGKAYRAILGNIRNHIDAVGADKLDLRVVMHGDGIGMVQDAVDDQALQGTIIDLRNKGVRFLVCNNTLVARKIDPASLFEVSEEDVVPSGVAELGKLQMEGFAYIKP
- a CDS encoding 4a-hydroxytetrahydrobiopterin dehydratase, whose amino-acid sequence is MTDDDTCDLANKHCAPCEGGTPALSRPDAEAMLIKLDGWTLSEDGTTITRRLTFKGFAKAQQTANVAAWAGDREGHHPDIRFGWGYCEVSYSTHAIGGLSENDFICAARLDRILA
- the ilvD gene encoding dihydroxy-acid dehydratase; translated protein: MQNSRFDKSRLPSRHVTEGPARAPHRSYFYAMGVTDEEIHAPWVGVATCWNEAAPCNIALNRQAQSVKQGVKKAGGCPREFTTITVTDGIAMGHEGMRSSLASRDAIADTVELTMRGHCYDALVGLAGCDKSLPGMMMAMLRLNVPSVFIYGGSILPGKLNGRDVVVQDVFEAVGQHAAGKLTDAELDILERVACPSAGACGGQYTANTMACVSEAIGLALMNSSGMPAPYESRDAYGLASGEAVMTLIERNIRARDVVTRKALENAARVVACTGGSTNAALHLPAMAHEAGIDFDLFDVCDIFRETPYFVNLRPGGEYVAKDLYEAGGVPVVMRELQKAGLIHDDCMTASGRTIGEELALVTREIDGKVIHPVATPLSATGGVVGLKGNLAPDGAVVKVAGMAPEEQVFTGPARVFECEEDAFAAVQVRGYREGEVIVIRNEGPAGGPGMREMLATTAALSGQGMGKKVALITDGRFSGATRGFCVGHVGPEAAHGGPIALLRDGDVITIDAIKGEISVALDEAELAARKAAWAGPRPTDYAAGALWKYARLVGPARQGAVTHPGAEAETHVYMDQ